The proteins below come from a single Trachemys scripta elegans isolate TJP31775 chromosome 16, CAS_Tse_1.0, whole genome shotgun sequence genomic window:
- the ELOF1 gene encoding transcription elongation factor 1 homolog → MGRRKSKRKPPPKKKMTGTLETQFTCPFCNHEKSCDVKMDRARNTGVISCTVCLEEFQTPITYLSEPVDVYSDWIDACEAANQ, encoded by the exons ATGGGCCGCAGGAAGTCAAAGCGGAAGCCCCCACCCAAGAAGAAGATGACGGGCACGCTGGAGACGCAGTTCACCTGCCCCTTCTGTAACCACGAGAAGTCCTGTGATGTCAAAAT GGACCGGGCTCGGAACACTGGCGTGATCTCATGTACTGTGTGTCTGGAAGAATTTCAAACTCCCATAACGT ATCTTTCAGAACCGGTGGACGTGTACAGTGATTGGATAGACGCTTGTGAGGCGGCCAATCAGTAG
- the CNN1 gene encoding calponin-1: MSAAHFNRGPAYGLSAEVKNKLAQKYDPQREQELRLWIEDMTGERLADNFMEGLKDGVILCKLINKLQPGSVKKVNESTQNWHQLENISNFIKAITKYGVKPHDIFEANDLFESTNYTQVQSTLIALASQAKTKGNKVNMGVKYAEKHQRRFQPEKLKEGRNIIGLQMGTNKFASQQGMTAYGTRRHLYDPKLGTDQPLDQATISLQMGTNKGASQAGMTAPGTKRQIFEPMLGMEHCDSLNVSLQMGSNKGASQQGMTVYGLPRQVYDPKYCLQPNYAMVGEDEYNHSQHNFYNSE, encoded by the exons ATGTCCGCCGCACACTTCAACCGGGGACCGGCCTACGGGCTGTCAGCGGAGGTCAAGAAcaag CTGGCCCAGAAGTATGACCCCCAGCGGGAGCAGGAGCTGCGGCTGTGGATTGAGGACATGACGGGGGAGCGCCTTGCAGACAACTTCATGGAGGGGCTGAAGGACGGTGTCATCCTGTGCAA ACTCATCAACAAACTGCAGCCCGGCTCCGTGAAGAAGGTGAACGAGTCCACGCAGAACTGGCACCAG CTCGAGAACATCAGTAACTTCATCAAGGCCATCACCAAGTACGGCGTGAAGCCACACGACATTTTCGAAGCCAACGACCTCTTTGAGAGCACGAACTACACCCAGGTGCAGTCCACCCTGATCGCCCTGGCGAGCCAG gcCAAGACAAAAGGCAACAAAGTGAACATGGGTGTCAAATACGCCGAGAAGCATCAGCGCCGATTCCAGCCGGAGAAGCTGAAAGAAGGACGGAACATTATCGGGCTGCAG ATGGGCACCAACAAGTTTGCCAGCCAGCAGGGCATGACGGCGTACGGCACCCGCCGGCACCTCTATGACCCCAAACTGGGCACAGACCAGCCCCTGGATCAGGCCACCATCAGTCTACAAATGGGCACCAACAAGGGAGCCAGCCAG GCGGGCATGACGGCCCCAGGGACCAAGCGGCAGATCTTCGAGCCCATGCTGGGCATGGAGCACTGCGACAGCCTCAACGTCTCCCTGCAGATGGGCAGCAACAAGGGCGCCTCGCAGCAGGGCATGACCGTGTACGGGCTGCCACGCCAGGTCTACGACCCCAAGTACTGCCTCCAGCCCAACTACGCCATGGTCGGCGAGGACGAGTACAACCACAGCCAACACAACTTCTACAACTCCGAatga